The proteins below are encoded in one region of Triticum aestivum cultivar Chinese Spring chromosome 1B, IWGSC CS RefSeq v2.1, whole genome shotgun sequence:
- the LOC123140845 gene encoding ATP-dependent 6-phosphofructokinase 6: protein MASHIILPPDDDDEQQRREDEENDGGGSGGDGQQQQAGGNDAKAALPFSAMCVRISRDSYPNLRALRNASHASLTDAAYVKISEGDFGYVLDDVPHLADYLPDVPTYPNPLQDHPAYSTVKQYFVNEDDTVPQKVVVQKNSRRGVHFRRAGPRQRVNFESDEVKACIVSCGGLCPGLNTVIRELVCGLAHMYNVNNIFGIQNGYKGFYSSNYVAITPKTVNDIHKRGGTVLGTSRGGHDTKKIVDNIQDRGINQVYIIGGDGTQKGAYEIYKEIRKRGLKVAVAGVPKTIDNDIAIIDKSFGFDSAVEEAQRAINSAHVEACSAENGIGLVKLMGRYSGFIAMYATLASRDVDCCLIPESPFYMDGEGGLLQYVERRLKENKHMVIVVAEGAGQDIIAKSIPASDQQDASGNKLLLDIGLWLTHKIKDHFKSKKMEMTIKYIDPTYMIRAIPSNAADNVYCTLLAHSAIHGAMAGYSFTVGMVNGRHAYIPFYRVTSTRNKVKITDRMWARLLSSTNQPSFLSQKDIDEAREADRLANKPPLPSVANHNVAKAFDQSASTSSNGEI, encoded by the exons ATGGCGTCCCACATCATCCTgccgccggacgacgacgacgagcagCAGCGGAGGGAGGACGAGGAGAACGACGGCGGCGGGAGCGGGGGCGACgggcagcagcagcaggccggggGCAACGACGCCAAGGCGGCGCTGCCCTTCTCCGCCATGTGCGTGCGGATCTCCCGCGACTCCTACCCCAACCTCCGCGCCCTCCGCAACGCCTCCCACGCCAGCCTCACCGACGCCGCATACGTCAAGATCTCCGAGGGCGACTTCGGATACGTCCTCGACGACGTCCCCCACCTCGCAGACTACCTCCCCGACGTCCCC ACTTACCCGAACCCATTACAAGACCACCCAGCATATTCAACTGTCAA GCAGTATTTTGTCAATGAAGATGACACCGTACCACAAAAG GTTGTTGTTCAAAAGAATAGCCGCCGGGGGGTTCACTTCCGTCGTGCTGGACCCCGTCAGAGG GTTAATTTTGAGTCAGACGAAGTGAAAGCATGCATTGTAAGTTGTGGAGGCCTTTGCCCTGGGCTCAACACTGTTATCAGGGAGCTGGTGTGTGGCTTGGCGCACATGTACAATGTCAACAACATCTTTGGAATACAG AATGGATACAAGGGCTTCTATTCTAGCAATTATGTTGCTATTACACCAAAGACAGTCAATGACATCCACAAAAGGGGTGGTACAGTCCTTGGAACATCACGAGGGGGTCATGATACAAAAAAAATTGTTGACAACATTCAGGATCGGGGAATTAATCAG GTGTATATCATTGGAGGAGATGGAACTCAGAAGGGAGCATATGAGATCTACAAG GAAATCCGGAAGCGTGGCCTAAAAGTTGCCGTGGCAGGGGTTCCCAAGACAATAGACAATGACATAGCG ATTATTGACAAGTCCTTTGGTTTTGATTCGGCCGTCGAAGAGGCTCAACGTGCCATTAATTCAGCTCATGTGGAAGCTTGCAGTGCTGAGAATGGAATAGGCTTGGTAAAACTGATGGGTCGTTATAGTG GGTTCATTGCGATGTATGCTACTCTTGCAAGCCGGGATGTG GATTGCTGCTTGATTCCAGAGTCTCCGTTTTATATGGATGGGGAAGGGGGGTTGCTTCAATATGTAGAGAGGAGGCTGAAAGAGAACAAACACATGGTTATTGTTGTTGCTGAGGGAGCAGGCCAGGATATTATTGCCAAAAGCATACCCGCTTCAGATCAGCAAGATGCATCTGGAAATAAGCTGCTTCTTGATATTGGTCTCTGGCTGACTCACAAGATTAAG GATCACTTCAAGAGCAAAAAGATGGAGATGACGATCAAATACATTG ATCCTACCTACATGATCCGAGCTATTCCGAGTAATGCAGCAGACAATGTCTACTGCACACTGCTGGCTCACAGTGCCATCCATGGCGCAATGGCGGGTTACAGCTTCACTGTTGGGATGGTCAATGGCAGACATGCCTATATACCTTTCTAT AGGGTGACGTCCACACGGAACAAGGTGAAGATCACTGACCGGATGTGGGCGAGGCTGCTGTCGTCGACCAACCAGCCAAGCTTCCTGAGCCAGAAGGACATCGATGAGGCCAGGGAAGCCGATAGGCTGGCCaacaagccgccgctgccgtctgtCGCCAACCACAATGTGGCAAAAGCCTTTGACCAATCTGCATCGACTTCGTCCAACGGCGAGATATAG
- the LOC123140856 gene encoding mitochondrial-processing peptidase subunit alpha, with translation MYRAAGSHFRSLKNHGASRFASTSVVKQSSGGLFSWLLGGGSSQLPPLDVPLPGITIPPPLPDFVEQSKTKITTLPSGIKIASETSPGAAASVGLYIDCGSIYETPASSGASHLLERMAFRSTTNRSHLRLVREVEAIGGNVSASASREQMSYTYDALKSYAPEMVEVLVDSVRNPAFLEWEVKEQLQKIKSEISEVSSNPQGLLLEALHSAGYSGALAKPLMATESAINRLDISTLEEFIHENYTAPRMVLAASGLEHDELVSIAEPMLSDLPGVKRHEEPKSVYVGGDYRCQADSPNTHIALAFEVPGGWRQEKTAMIVTVLQMLMGGGGSFSVGGPGKGMHSRLYLRVLNKYDQIESFSAFNSIYNDSGLFGIHAATSPDFASTAVDLAAGELLEVATPGKVTQEQLDRAKEATKAAVLMNLESRIVASEDIGRQVLTYGQRKPVEYFVRAVEATTLDDISTVAQKIISSPLTLASWGDVIHVPSYESVSRKFLSK, from the exons ATGTATCGCGCCGCTGGGAGCCATTTTCGCTCTCTCAAG AATCATGGTGCTAGTAGATTTGCTAGCACAAGTGTAGTGAAGCAGTCTTCAGGTGGTCTGTTTAGCTGGCTTCTTGGCGGAGGCTCAAGCCAACTACCCCCTCTTGATGTTCCGCTCCCAGGCATTACCATTCCTCCACCCCTACCAGATTTTGTTGAGCAATCCAAGACAAAAATCACTACTCTTCCAAGTGGCATCAAGATTGCATCAGAGACATCACCG GGCGCGGCTGCATCAGTGGGTTTGTACATTGACTGTGGTTCTATTTATGAAACACCTGCTTCATCTGGAGCATCGCATCTATTGGAGAGAATGGCCTTCAGGAGCACAACAAATCGGAGTCACTTGCGGCTAGTTCGTGAGGTAGAAGCCATCGGCGGAAATGTCTCTGCATCTGCTTCTCGTGAACAAATGAGCTATACCTATGACGCACTGAAGAGTTATGCACCAGAGATGGTTGAAGTTCTCGTTGACAGTGTGAGGAATCCAGCATTCTTAGAGTGGGAGGTCAAAGAGCAG CTCCAGAAGATAAAGTCTGAAATATCTGAAGTGTCTAGTAATCCACAAGGTCTACTTTTGGAGGCACTTCATTCGGCTGGGTATTCTGGGGCACTGGCGAAACCTTTGATGGCTACAGAATCTGCTATAAACAGATTGGATATTAGTACCCTGGAGGAATTCATCCAT GAAAATTACACTGCTCCCAGGATGGTTCTTGCAGCATCAGGACTTGAACATGATGAGTTGGTTTCGATTGCGGAACCAATGCTCTCAGACCTTCCTGGTGTGAAACGTCATGAAGAGCCAAAATCGGTGTATGTGGGAGGGGACTATCGTTGCCAAGCAGATTCTCCA AATACACACATTGCACTTGCTTTTGAGGTGCCAGGTGGCTGGCGCCAAGAGAAAACTGCAATGATTGTGACTGTGCTTCAG ATGCTCATGGGAGGAGGGGGGTCTTTCTCTGTTGGTGGCCCTGGGAAGGGAATGCATTCTCGATTGT ATCTCCGTGTCTTGAACAAGTATGACCAGATTGAGTCATTCTCTGCTTTCAACAGTATCTACAATGATTCAGGTCTTTTCGGAATTCATGCAGCCACT AGCCCAGATTTTGCATCAACGGCGGTGGATTTGGCAGCAGGGGAACTCCTTGAAGTTGCAACCCCTGGAAAAG TTACTCAAGAACAGCTTGATCGTGCTAAAGAGGCTACCAAGGCTGCAGTTCTGATGAACTTGGAATCAAGA ATTGTGGCATCTGAAGATATTGGAAGACAGGTTCTGACTTATGGGCAAAG GAAGCCCGTTGAGTACTTCGTGAGAGCTGTTGAGGCGACCACCCTGGACGACATCTCTACAGTTGCACAGAAGATAATCTCTTCACCGCTTACATTGGCATCATGGGGTGATG TTATCCACGTCCCGAGCTACGAGTCCGTCAGCCGGAAGTTCCTCTCCAAGTGA